A genomic region of Thermodesulfobium narugense DSM 14796 contains the following coding sequences:
- a CDS encoding glycosyltransferase translates to MDPNFNPRVLLITPFKGLEQNTRANALSILNQDFKNIQIYFVVDSKKDEAYPILKDLEKDYSEKLNVIVSGISKSCSQKVHNIIRAIQKCKEYDILVVLDSDGSPSSDFVSKLISPLRSEKISITTGYPKYFPPNKTFFGFGRAILVSLGIVHALNPFNRGIWGGAFAIKREDFEKIGGVKIWERSVCEDRDLTCAISRANLNVSFVPEAFLHSPEDASFSSFLEYWRRRYLILKLWDKPLWISSGIIYFAFLVPYIVLLLDLLDPMYEANLFWTIASILITVIGSVLILKFDFKEDNQLVLRAFFLPIYFFIMLLAFCQGIFQNELQWRGVTYKVNKAGKLIILR, encoded by the coding sequence GTGGATCCTAATTTTAATCCAAGAGTGCTTTTAATCACGCCTTTTAAAGGGTTAGAGCAAAATACCAGGGCAAATGCCCTCTCAATTTTAAATCAAGATTTTAAGAATATTCAGATTTATTTTGTTGTTGATTCAAAGAAAGATGAAGCTTATCCAATCTTAAAGGACTTAGAAAAGGACTACAGCGAAAAATTAAACGTTATAGTTTCTGGTATTTCAAAGAGTTGTAGCCAAAAGGTACACAACATTATAAGAGCCATTCAGAAATGTAAGGAATACGATATACTTGTAGTTCTTGATTCTGATGGTAGTCCCTCTTCTGACTTTGTTTCAAAATTAATTTCTCCTCTTCGCTCTGAAAAAATTTCAATTACAACTGGTTATCCAAAATATTTTCCTCCTAACAAGACCTTTTTTGGTTTTGGTCGGGCTATACTTGTAAGTCTTGGAATAGTACATGCTCTCAATCCATTTAATAGAGGTATCTGGGGTGGGGCTTTTGCCATAAAAAGAGAGGACTTTGAAAAAATTGGTGGAGTTAAGATTTGGGAAAGAAGTGTGTGCGAGGATAGAGATCTTACGTGCGCTATTAGTAGGGCTAATTTGAACGTTTCATTTGTGCCTGAGGCTTTCTTGCATTCACCTGAAGATGCAAGCTTTTCTTCATTTTTAGAATATTGGAGAAGACGGTATCTTATATTGAAACTATGGGATAAACCGCTTTGGATTTCTTCAGGAATTATTTATTTTGCTTTTTTGGTCCCATATATTGTTTTGCTTTTGGATTTGCTGGATCCAATGTATGAAGCGAATCTATTCTGGACAATTGCTTCAATTTTAATTACCGTTATTGGTTCTGTTTTAATTCTAAAATTTGACTTCAAAGAGGACAACCAGTTAGTTTTGAGAGCGTTCTTCTTACCTATTTATTTTTTTATTATGCTTTTAGCTTTTTGCCAAGGAATTTTTCAGAACGAGCTTCAGTGGAGAGGGGTAACATATAAAGTTAACAAAGCAGGAAAATTAATCATTTTGAGATAA
- a CDS encoding putative porin, giving the protein MKKIFVIFCSFFVSVYFVSFAFAGPFSDVPANSWAYKAVQDLSAKGLVIGYGDGTFRGERLATRYEMAMIVARMLDMYEKGQNTQDKKIELNANDIATLMKLAQEFKSELASLNVRVAALEKKAALDTVNFTGDARFRFGSEKRTFYAMSTSGTNVFINTEGSSSNGFIVGDTLPAMLSQDPGLSQQKDNTFMQYRIRLNVSAPVADNISFNARLTMEKNAGVNSDGSSNNNPLYASLTGYNDDNNTLYVERSYITWTLNPYPVTFVLGRLPTMDSGAYYNNLFMDTGTEGGMVIFDLSNMLPSTSVSAAWVKMFDGGLVTSSDEANGLKDKDVYVLNLSTKLFNTLGLEADYGNVNKFSYFNTSLNGMYGKYDWWALIGNWNIYNVSMWAGYNGTSTDMPILASNQIFTGTHSVNGGAWRVGATIPLPVGSLTGDFWFGNNKWFNPFNLNTMVSTEYKDYYNVYYTLPVANNATLTLNYDYFKGKKPYATDSLNNYYYTFNPDQIDKDQRYYIQLDVNF; this is encoded by the coding sequence ATGAAAAAAATCTTTGTAATCTTTTGTTCTTTCTTTGTTTCTGTTTACTTTGTTTCTTTTGCTTTTGCAGGACCGTTTTCAGACGTGCCAGCTAATTCTTGGGCATACAAGGCAGTGCAAGATTTATCGGCAAAAGGATTGGTTATAGGCTATGGAGATGGCACTTTCAGAGGTGAAAGACTTGCCACCCGTTATGAGATGGCAATGATAGTTGCAAGAATGCTCGATATGTATGAAAAGGGTCAAAATACACAGGATAAAAAGATAGAGCTAAACGCTAACGACATAGCAACTCTTATGAAGTTAGCTCAGGAGTTTAAGTCAGAACTAGCATCGCTAAACGTCAGAGTTGCAGCGCTTGAGAAAAAAGCAGCTCTTGATACCGTAAACTTCACAGGGGATGCAAGGTTTAGGTTTGGGAGCGAGAAGAGAACTTTTTATGCAATGTCTACCTCTGGAACAAATGTATTTATTAATACAGAAGGTTCCTCCAGCAATGGATTTATTGTTGGAGATACTTTACCTGCGATGTTAAGTCAGGATCCTGGACTCTCTCAGCAAAAGGACAACACATTCATGCAGTATAGGATCAGATTAAACGTTTCTGCTCCAGTAGCAGACAACATATCATTTAATGCAAGACTTACAATGGAGAAGAATGCGGGAGTTAATTCAGACGGCTCTTCAAATAACAATCCTTTGTATGCATCCCTTACAGGATACAATGATGACAACAACACCTTGTATGTGGAAAGATCATATATCACATGGACTCTTAACCCATATCCTGTGACCTTTGTTCTTGGCAGACTTCCTACTATGGATTCTGGAGCTTATTACAACAATCTTTTTATGGATACTGGCACAGAAGGTGGAATGGTAATATTCGATCTTAGCAACATGCTCCCATCAACTTCAGTTTCTGCTGCGTGGGTAAAGATGTTTGATGGCGGCCTTGTAACTTCATCTGATGAAGCAAATGGATTAAAGGATAAGGATGTATACGTACTTAATCTTAGTACAAAATTATTTAATACCCTTGGTTTAGAAGCAGATTATGGAAACGTAAATAAGTTCTCATATTTCAATACTTCTTTAAATGGCATGTATGGAAAATACGACTGGTGGGCGTTGATAGGCAATTGGAATATATACAACGTGAGTATGTGGGCTGGATATAACGGTACGTCTACTGATATGCCAATTCTTGCTTCTAATCAAATTTTTACAGGCACGCATTCTGTAAATGGCGGTGCATGGAGAGTTGGAGCTACTATTCCTCTACCAGTAGGTTCTCTTACAGGGGATTTCTGGTTTGGGAATAACAAATGGTTTAATCCTTTTAACTTAAATACGATGGTCTCTACAGAGTACAAAGATTATTACAACGTTTACTACACTCTGCCAGTTGCAAATAATGCAACGCTTACTCTAAACTACGATTACTTCAAGGGCAAAAAACCTTATGCTACTGACTCTTTAAATAACTACTACTATACCTTTAACCCAGATCAGATCGATAAAGACCAAAGGTATTATATTCAGCTAGACGTGAACTTCTAA
- the mraZ gene encoding division/cell wall cluster transcriptional repressor MraZ — translation MLGGEYLHSLDSKGRVTIPFKLRDEISSKVILTRGFERCLYLYPVKYWEEYVEYLKEKSKSDIKLRDVIRFLFSGAYDDELDRSGRLLLPQQLREYSNIQREVVVIGAMDRVELWNPEEWESQKKKISNSVKKFIENE, via the coding sequence ATGTTAGGTGGAGAATATCTACATTCTTTAGACTCTAAGGGTAGAGTCACAATTCCCTTTAAGCTAAGGGATGAAATATCCTCAAAAGTTATCCTCACAAGAGGTTTTGAAAGGTGTTTATATCTTTATCCAGTAAAGTATTGGGAAGAATACGTAGAATATCTCAAAGAAAAATCAAAATCAGATATAAAACTTAGAGATGTGATTCGTTTTTTGTTTTCGGGTGCTTATGACGATGAACTAGATCGCTCTGGTAGACTTTTGTTGCCTCAACAATTGAGGGAGTATAGCAATATCCAAAGAGAAGTTGTAGTAATAGGAGCAATGGATAGAGTTGAATTGTGGAATCCTGAAGAGTGGGAAAGCCAAAAAAAGAAGATTTCAAATTCTGTCAAAAAGTTTATAGAAAATGAGTAA
- the lgt gene encoding prolipoprotein diacylglyceryl transferase: MHRILFSFDGLKVYSWGFMVALGIIIATIFILREAEKKDINPDNILNIGMVSIFCSLIGARIYYVIEHHQDFANNLISVFYLWDGGLVFYGGLIGFALAFYFMAKHYKINLLTLADLITPFLPLAYAVGRIGCFLNGCCYGIVANTPISVVFADANVPGKRIPTQLIDSFVSFLFFIYLYFQRGKEKFIGDLTTKYLIMYSISRFLIEFLRDEARIFFGLTHSQVFSIILFIFAIILRNYLKRKSLQTV, translated from the coding sequence ATGCACAGAATTCTATTCAGCTTCGATGGATTGAAGGTGTATTCGTGGGGCTTTATGGTAGCGTTAGGTATAATTATTGCGACAATCTTTATCTTAAGGGAGGCCGAAAAGAAGGACATTAACCCAGATAACATCTTAAATATTGGCATGGTCAGCATATTCTGTTCTTTAATTGGAGCAAGGATATATTATGTCATAGAACATCATCAGGACTTCGCGAATAACCTGATTAGTGTTTTTTATTTATGGGATGGCGGATTAGTTTTTTATGGAGGTTTAATTGGATTTGCATTAGCCTTTTATTTTATGGCTAAACATTACAAAATTAATTTACTTACTTTAGCCGATCTAATAACACCTTTTCTACCTCTTGCATATGCAGTAGGCAGAATTGGTTGTTTTCTTAATGGTTGCTGTTATGGAATTGTCGCAAATACTCCTATTTCAGTTGTATTTGCCGATGCTAACGTACCTGGAAAAAGAATCCCTACTCAGTTAATAGACTCCTTTGTGAGTTTTTTATTTTTCATTTATCTTTACTTCCAAAGAGGAAAAGAAAAGTTTATAGGAGATTTGACTACAAAATATCTGATAATGTATTCGATATCAAGATTTTTAATAGAATTTTTGCGAGATGAGGCAAGAATTTTTTTTGGACTTACTCACTCTCAAGTTTTTAGCATAATATTATTTATATTTGCAATTATATTAAGAAACTATCTAAAAAGAAAATCCCTTCAGACTGTTTAA
- a CDS encoding aspartate-semialdehyde dehydrogenase: MGLKVAVVGATGVVGSKMLSILEERNFPADEVKALASSKSAGKKLLYKGKEIVVELARPEAFEGVNIALFSAGGELSKELAPEAAKRGCVVIDNSSAWRMDPEVPLVVPEVNENDIFKNKGIIANPNCSTAQLVLVLWPLHKKYGLKRVVVSTYQAVSGAGKKGIDDLNNQVDAIVNGKEIVCEKFPYQIAFNCIPHIDVFKENGYTKEEMKVIEESRKIMHIDDLAITCTAVRVPVLNSHSESVNVELEKEFDLDEVKDLLSKSPGVALYDDFTKNIYPMPIITTNKDETFVGRIRRDFSVKNGLNLWVVSDNLRKGAALNAVQIAESLINKK; encoded by the coding sequence ATGGGTTTAAAAGTTGCTGTAGTTGGTGCTACTGGAGTTGTGGGTTCTAAGATGCTTTCGATCCTTGAGGAAAGAAATTTTCCTGCAGATGAAGTTAAAGCCCTCGCTTCTTCCAAATCTGCTGGCAAGAAGCTTTTATATAAAGGCAAAGAAATTGTAGTAGAATTAGCAAGACCTGAAGCTTTTGAAGGTGTAAATATAGCCTTATTTTCTGCTGGCGGTGAACTTTCAAAAGAACTAGCTCCTGAAGCTGCAAAAAGAGGATGTGTAGTGATTGATAATAGTAGCGCTTGGCGTATGGATCCTGAGGTTCCTCTTGTAGTTCCAGAGGTAAACGAGAACGATATCTTTAAAAACAAAGGAATAATTGCTAATCCTAATTGTTCTACTGCCCAACTAGTTCTAGTTCTTTGGCCTTTACATAAAAAGTATGGTTTAAAAAGAGTTGTAGTTTCTACATATCAAGCAGTTTCAGGTGCTGGGAAGAAAGGTATTGATGATTTGAACAATCAGGTTGATGCTATAGTTAACGGGAAAGAAATAGTTTGTGAGAAATTTCCCTATCAAATTGCTTTCAACTGTATTCCTCATATTGATGTTTTTAAAGAAAACGGTTATACGAAAGAAGAAATGAAAGTAATCGAGGAAAGTAGGAAGATAATGCATATTGATGATCTTGCAATTACCTGTACAGCAGTTAGAGTGCCTGTTTTAAACTCTCACAGCGAAAGCGTTAACGTAGAACTGGAGAAAGAGTTTGATTTAGATGAAGTTAAGGATCTTTTGTCAAAATCTCCTGGAGTTGCACTTTACGATGATTTTACAAAAAATATATATCCCATGCCCATAATAACTACTAACAAAGATGAAACCTTTGTAGGACGAATTAGAAGAGATTTTTCAGTTAAAAATGGCTTAAATCTTTGGGTTGTATCAGATAACTTAAGAAAGGGTGCGGCACTGAATGCTGTTCAGATTGCTGAGTCATTAATAAACAAAAAATAA
- a CDS encoding epoxyqueuosine reductase QueH: MKVLLHTCCGPCASGVIPWFRAQGLDFVSYYYNPNIHPFSEYEKRRLNLEEVARILNFEVLYSIDWEVERWINNFSSEERCSNCIFIRLERTAKLAKDLGFDAFSTTLSISPYQSLEIIKNCFEEISNKYKIDHVFKNFRSLYQDSIKFSKENGIYRQHYCGCIISEYNMLMKKRARGDKI; this comes from the coding sequence ATGAAAGTTCTTTTGCATACTTGTTGTGGTCCCTGTGCTAGTGGGGTAATTCCCTGGTTTAGAGCACAGGGGCTTGATTTTGTTAGTTATTACTATAATCCAAATATTCATCCCTTTTCAGAATATGAAAAAAGAAGGCTGAATTTAGAAGAAGTTGCAAGAATATTAAATTTTGAAGTTCTTTATTCAATAGATTGGGAGGTTGAAAGGTGGATAAACAATTTTTCGAGCGAAGAAAGGTGTAGTAATTGCATATTTATACGCCTGGAAAGAACTGCAAAATTAGCAAAGGATCTTGGCTTTGATGCCTTTTCTACAACCCTTTCTATAAGCCCTTATCAATCTCTTGAGATTATAAAGAATTGTTTTGAAGAAATTTCTAACAAATATAAAATTGATCACGTTTTTAAAAACTTTAGATCTTTGTATCAAGATTCTATAAAATTTTCTAAAGAAAATGGCATCTATAGACAGCACTATTGTGGTTGTATTATAAGTGAATATAATATGTTAATGAAAAAAAGAGCAAGAGGTGATAAGATTTGA
- a CDS encoding bile acid:sodium symporter family protein, whose translation MSVADRFTKWVTGFFTMWVIIFAILSFYNPDFFKWLVPYISILLGIIMFGMGMTLDSKDFAQIIKQPKNVIIGVLLQFIIMPLLGFGIVLLLKLPYQLAAGVVLVGCVPSGTASNVMTLIARGDVLLSVTVSSITTLLSPFVTPYLYYWLAGTWIPIDPNAMFIDIFKIIIVPIILGFLIRVLLGAERTKSVSYFLPSVSVFAIVLIISAVVAVTRDRLLLVAIPVVIAVIMHNSLGYLFAYLFSKYLFGMTEKQARAISFEVGMQNSGLGTVLAMKFLTPIAALPSVVFSVWHNISGSMLANFWSQRDPEI comes from the coding sequence GTGAGCGTTGCTGATCGTTTTACGAAATGGGTTACGGGCTTTTTTACTATGTGGGTTATAATTTTTGCAATTTTATCGTTTTATAATCCTGATTTTTTTAAATGGTTAGTGCCGTATATTTCTATACTGTTGGGAATAATAATGTTCGGTATGGGCATGACCTTGGATTCGAAGGATTTTGCTCAAATTATAAAGCAACCGAAAAACGTCATTATTGGTGTTCTTCTACAATTTATTATTATGCCTTTATTAGGTTTTGGAATTGTTCTTTTGCTTAAACTTCCTTATCAATTAGCTGCTGGTGTAGTATTGGTTGGATGTGTCCCTTCTGGAACAGCTTCTAATGTGATGACCTTGATAGCAAGGGGAGACGTTTTGCTTTCTGTCACTGTTTCTTCAATTACCACTTTGCTTTCTCCTTTTGTTACTCCGTATTTATACTATTGGCTTGCTGGAACCTGGATTCCAATCGATCCAAACGCAATGTTTATTGATATATTTAAAATTATTATAGTTCCAATAATTCTTGGTTTTTTGATCAGGGTGTTATTGGGAGCAGAAAGGACTAAGTCAGTTTCTTATTTTCTACCTTCTGTTTCTGTTTTTGCTATTGTTTTAATAATCAGCGCTGTTGTAGCTGTTACGAGAGACAGATTGCTGTTAGTTGCAATTCCTGTTGTTATAGCTGTTATTATGCACAATAGCTTAGGTTATCTGTTTGCATATTTATTTTCAAAATATCTTTTTGGTATGACTGAAAAGCAAGCAAGAGCTATCTCTTTTGAGGTAGGAATGCAAAATTCAGGCCTAGGTACTGTGTTGGCCATGAAATTTTTGACTCCCATTGCTGCACTTCCCTCTGTTGTCTTTAGTGTATGGCATAATATTTCAGGCTCTATGCTTGCAAACTTTTGGTCACAAAGAGACCCTGAAATATAA
- a CDS encoding Hsp20/alpha crystallin family protein, translated as MFKPVRSLLRSSDPFENLFALQERINKVFNDLLPSTEFETTSRWIPAMDVYEKEGNIIIELEAPGIKEDDLKIKVEDGMLIINGERKFEKEDKKENYYRIERSYGSFSRSFSLPDNIEKDKIEAKYENGLLKITMPKKPESQPKEIPVNFVKEVKK; from the coding sequence ATGTTCAAGCCAGTTAGATCTTTGTTAAGATCATCAGATCCCTTTGAAAACTTGTTTGCTCTACAGGAAAGAATTAACAAAGTTTTTAACGACTTGCTACCCTCAACAGAGTTTGAAACAACTTCTCGTTGGATACCTGCTATGGACGTTTATGAGAAAGAAGGAAATATAATTATTGAACTAGAGGCACCAGGGATCAAAGAAGATGACTTAAAGATCAAAGTTGAGGACGGCATGCTTATTATCAATGGCGAAAGAAAGTTCGAAAAGGAAGATAAAAAAGAAAATTACTATAGGATTGAAAGAAGCTATGGCAGCTTTTCAAGAAGCTTCTCATTACCTGATAACATAGAGAAAGATAAAATTGAAGCTAAATATGAAAATGGTCTCCTAAAGATCACCATGCCCAAAAAGCCAGAATCTCAACCAAAAGAAATACCTGTTAATTTTGTTAAAGAAGTAAAGAAATAA
- the dapA gene encoding 4-hydroxy-tetrahydrodipicolinate synthase, with protein MQVNFGRVLTAMVTPFDEEGRVDYDEAVRLANFLLENGSDGVVLAGTTGESPTLTHQEEFELFKAVYDSLKNKGTIIAGTGSNSTETAINSTKIAENVGVHGVLLVAPYYNKPPQEGLYQHFKAIAKSTSLPCILYNIPGRTGVNVNPDTVIRLSEIDNIIALKDATGSTEQVSQILTSVKENFLIYSGDDSMTLPMLAVGGYGVISVASHVVGPEIREMIMDFVNGNITKAKDMHLKLYPIFKAMFTSTNPIPVKAATNLIGFKVGNPRLPLVALSKPELEKLRELLIKFNKISQ; from the coding sequence ATGCAAGTCAATTTTGGAAGAGTTTTAACCGCGATGGTTACTCCCTTTGATGAAGAAGGAAGAGTTGATTATGATGAAGCGGTTAGACTCGCTAATTTCCTACTTGAAAATGGTTCTGATGGTGTGGTTTTAGCAGGTACAACTGGTGAGTCTCCTACACTGACTCATCAAGAGGAATTTGAGCTTTTTAAAGCTGTTTATGACTCATTGAAAAACAAAGGAACTATAATTGCTGGAACTGGTTCAAATTCAACTGAGACTGCTATAAACTCTACAAAGATTGCTGAAAATGTTGGGGTACATGGGGTATTGCTTGTAGCTCCGTATTATAACAAACCGCCTCAGGAGGGATTGTATCAGCATTTTAAGGCTATTGCAAAATCAACGTCTTTGCCATGTATATTGTACAATATTCCTGGAAGAACAGGTGTTAACGTAAATCCAGACACTGTTATAAGGCTTTCAGAAATAGATAATATTATAGCCTTGAAAGATGCAACAGGTTCAACGGAACAAGTTTCCCAGATACTTACTTCTGTAAAAGAAAATTTCTTGATCTACAGTGGTGATGATAGCATGACCCTCCCTATGTTGGCTGTGGGTGGATATGGTGTAATTAGTGTTGCAAGTCATGTTGTAGGTCCTGAAATTAGAGAGATGATTATGGATTTTGTTAATGGAAATATAACTAAAGCAAAGGATATGCACCTAAAGCTTTATCCAATTTTCAAAGCAATGTTTACCAGTACGAATCCAATACCAGTTAAAGCGGCTACTAATCTTATAGGCTTTAAGGTTGGAAATCCAAGACTACCATTGGTAGCGCTTAGTAAGCCTGAATTAGAAAAACTAAGGGAGCTTTTGATAAAATTTAATAAAATTTCTCAGTAA
- the rsmH gene encoding 16S rRNA (cytosine(1402)-N(4))-methyltransferase RsmH produces the protein MSNYSKDIHIPVLLNEVLENSNLAPGKVVVDGTIGAGGHSFNFLKKILPGGFLLGFDKDIEAVKLAVEKLSSTFDRNSFTIFNDKFENFVKYLNFLPYGKFDLFFLDLGLSTMQIKESNRGFSFMKDEKLDMRMDLKEKMTASDWLNSASEEEMEEVFRKYGEEPKSRKLAKMISLRRREKPFESTMDLAQLVKKIYPYGRRHPATRIFQAIRIVINDEIEHLEATLREATNHINSLGRIIVISFHSGEDRVVKWTFKNLEKEGRGRVITKKPIIASESETKENPSARSAKMRVWEAI, from the coding sequence ATGAGTAACTATTCAAAAGATATTCATATCCCAGTTCTTCTAAATGAGGTGTTGGAAAATTCTAACTTAGCTCCTGGGAAGGTAGTAGTGGATGGCACAATTGGTGCTGGAGGACACAGCTTCAACTTTTTGAAAAAAATTCTGCCGGGTGGTTTTCTTTTAGGGTTTGATAAGGATATAGAGGCAGTAAAATTAGCGGTTGAAAAATTGTCTTCAACTTTTGATAGAAATTCTTTTACTATTTTCAATGATAAATTTGAAAATTTTGTCAAATATTTAAACTTTTTACCTTATGGTAAATTTGATTTATTTTTTTTAGATCTTGGACTTTCCACTATGCAAATTAAGGAGTCAAATAGGGGATTTAGTTTTATGAAAGACGAGAAATTAGATATGCGAATGGATCTTAAGGAAAAAATGACCGCTTCAGATTGGCTTAACAGCGCAAGTGAAGAAGAAATGGAAGAAGTTTTTAGAAAATATGGTGAGGAACCCAAATCAAGAAAATTAGCTAAGATGATATCTTTGAGAAGGCGCGAAAAGCCATTCGAAAGCACTATGGATCTAGCCCAACTTGTAAAAAAAATTTATCCATATGGTAGAAGGCATCCTGCAACAAGAATATTCCAGGCAATAAGAATTGTTATAAACGATGAAATTGAACATCTTGAAGCTACTTTGAGGGAAGCAACGAATCATATAAATTCTCTTGGAAGAATAATTGTTATTTCCTTTCACTCAGGAGAAGACAGAGTTGTTAAGTGGACATTTAAAAACTTAGAAAAGGAGGGAAGAGGAAGAGTAATTACAAAAAAGCCCATTATAGCTTCAGAAAGCGAAACTAAAGAAAATCCATCGGCAAGAAGTGCCAAAATGAGGGTATGGGAGGCAATATGA
- a CDS encoding DUF2905 domain-containing protein, with the protein MSEFAKIFIGIGFLLIFAGLLLLLFDKLPFFGKLPGDFEYRGSNIRVYFPFLSMLIVSLILTILLNIFFYFFRR; encoded by the coding sequence TTGAGCGAGTTTGCAAAAATTTTTATAGGAATAGGATTCTTGTTAATTTTTGCGGGCTTACTTTTATTGTTGTTTGATAAACTACCTTTTTTTGGGAAGCTTCCGGGTGATTTTGAATACAGAGGTTCAAACATTAGGGTTTATTTTCCTTTTTTGTCTATGTTAATTGTAAGTTTGATTCTAACAATATTGTTAAACATATTTTTTTATTTCTTTAGAAGGTGA
- the queA gene encoding tRNA preQ1(34) S-adenosylmethionine ribosyltransferase-isomerase QueA, translated as MILEKKLMNDLNYFLPNEKIAQNPIEPRDNAKLLVVDRKKLSFEDCIVRDLPNFLNEGDLIILNNTKVIKARLYAITDTSAKVEMLLIKKLDNKTGLFMTKPGKRLKKGKEIIINSKKMGIVRDIDLQGRRIIELYDEIDKVIEEFGMIPIPPYVKKFSKDFNEKYQTKFANVPGSVAAPTAGLHFTESLLESLREKGVLIKFITLHVGPGTFKSISNEGEVLLEPEWVDISQDVCDSIKKAKGNNKILVVGTTTMRTVESTNLEPYSGYIDTVILPGYNFKVPDMFMTNFHLPMTSLLALTMAFGGIELIKKAYKYAIENDYRFYSFGDAMLIL; from the coding sequence TTGATCCTTGAAAAAAAATTGATGAATGATTTAAATTATTTTCTCCCAAATGAAAAGATTGCACAAAATCCTATTGAACCACGCGATAATGCAAAACTTTTAGTTGTGGATAGAAAAAAATTAAGTTTTGAGGACTGTATTGTGAGAGATTTGCCTAATTTTCTTAATGAAGGTGATCTGATAATTTTGAATAATACTAAAGTAATAAAAGCAAGACTTTATGCAATTACAGATACTTCAGCGAAGGTTGAAATGCTTTTAATAAAAAAACTTGATAATAAAACTGGTTTATTTATGACAAAACCCGGGAAGAGGTTGAAAAAAGGTAAGGAAATTATCATAAACAGTAAAAAAATGGGGATAGTTAGGGATATTGATTTGCAAGGCAGAAGAATTATAGAGCTTTATGACGAAATTGATAAGGTAATTGAAGAGTTTGGAATGATCCCTATACCGCCATATGTCAAAAAATTTAGCAAAGATTTTAACGAGAAATATCAAACAAAATTCGCAAATGTGCCTGGTTCTGTTGCTGCTCCAACAGCTGGGCTTCACTTTACGGAAAGCTTGCTAGAGAGTTTAAGAGAGAAGGGGGTATTAATTAAATTTATAACTCTTCACGTGGGTCCTGGAACGTTTAAATCAATTTCAAATGAAGGAGAAGTCCTATTAGAACCCGAATGGGTAGATATTTCGCAGGATGTCTGTGATTCTATTAAAAAAGCTAAAGGAAATAATAAAATTCTTGTTGTTGGCACTACAACAATGAGAACTGTTGAATCTACAAATTTAGAACCTTATAGCGGTTATATAGATACTGTAATACTGCCAGGATATAATTTTAAAGTTCCAGATATGTTTATGACTAATTTTCATCTTCCAATGACAAGTCTTTTGGCACTTACAATGGCGTTTGGCGGCATTGAATTAATTAAAAAAGCTTATAAGTATGCTATAGAAAACGACTATAGGTTTTATTCTTTTGGTGATGCTATGTTAATTTTGTAA